Within Flavobacterium pisciphilum, the genomic segment TTTGGAGTATTATCAGGTAAGTTTTTATCAGGTGAAAAACATCCTAATTCACGACTAAACTTATTTCCACAATATACAAGATACAGCAGTGAGCAAAGTACAAAAGCAGCACGTATGTACCAAGAAATCGCGAACAAACATGGTTTGAATTTTGCTCAAATGTCACTGGCTTTTGTTAATCAGCAACCATTTGTAACGAGTACTATTATTGGAGCAACTACAATGGAACAATTAAAAGAGAATATAGATTCTATCGATCTTATATTATCAGAGGAGGTTATTGCCGAAATCAATGCAGTTCATGCTGTAATTCCAGATCCAGCACCGTAATTTAGTTTCAGATTATATAAAATGAAAATCCCGATACAAGATAAATGTGTATCGGGATTTTTTTTGATGCTGATTTTTATAAATTCAATACCATATCTTTAGGGTACTTTACTTTATAGCTAATTCGGATTTTCTTTATTTCATTAGGCTTCATTTGCAATTGCCAAGTCAAGATTCCTGTTTCGGTATTTATCTTTGCATTATCACTTTGTAATAACTCAACTTCAATCTCTTTATCGGTACTCAAAGGATATTGGTCTTTTAATAAAAGTTCAATAGCTTCTTTTTTGTTATTTCTTACTGTGATATCATAAGTAAAAGTTTGTTCTTTTTTAGCAGATAAAAACTTAGTTCCTGATTTTTCAGCTACTATTTCTCTTTTTATAGATACTTTTTTGTCGCGTCCCATACTTAAATTAAGCGTATCGCTAGTTAAGCTAGGTTCGATAAATGTTTTACCTACATACATTCCTTCAAAAATAATATTAGCCTCACCGCTTAGTAAATTGTATTGACTATAATTGGCAATCTCAGCAAGAAGGAAAGCTTCTCTTTCAAGTCTTGGAGCTGCATAATATTTATACGATGCAGGAAGTTTTATTTCTTTAAGAGAGACACTATGAACTTTTCCGTTTGATAAAATATCATAAGGAATATCAATATCAAAAGAAACATTAAGTTGGTTTTCGGCAACAGTGGTATAGTTAGAAATCGATGATTCAGTAATTATAGGAGCAACTTCCATTTGAACCATATTATCTTTTGCTTCAACTCCAGCGACTCTTCCTTGTAATTGTAGTGGAACCATTTTTTTTCTTTGATTATATCCGACTGTTTGAATGTTATTATTTCTTAAAAACCACGAACTTAAAATAGGAGCTTGATTATTTTGATTAGGATACCCACTTGATAAAGTAAGCTTTACTTTTTTCCAGTCAATTCCTGTGTTTTGTATTACTTGAGCTTTATACATCATATTAATAGGCGATGTAACACTTTCGGCACGTAAATCATAAAATGGAGTCCATGTAGCATTGTTAGTTAAGTACGAAATGTCTAATGGAATTGCTCCAGCAAGATTATTCATAACCTGAACGATTAGTTTTCCAGATGAGGTTTTCTCTTCCTTACTAGTATCAACTTCAAGTTTATTGTTCAGTTTTTGCAATGTTTCATTTAGCTTTTGTTGCTTTTCGGTTAATGTATTAATGGTGTTGGCGATTTCGAGTTGTTTGGTTTTATAATACTCTACCATTTTCATTAATTCAGTTACATTTAAACCTGAGTTCACTCCTGAAATTTGCTGGTTTTTATCCAAGAGCTGAATCGTTTTTGTTTCAGAATTGATTGTATTATTGACTTTCTGAATCTCTTTCTGAACCAGAACAATACTATCTCGTACTCTTTTTAATGCAGGAGATTTCGTGTCTACTTCATATTCGGAGATATAATTGTTGGTAAATTGTACAGAAAGAACAGTTACTGATGAGGGAGTTCCAATTTGAATAGAACTTTCATTCAAGTCTACGGCTACATTTTTTATCACAATTTCGCTTGTTCCAAGAGGAAGATTGATGTTTGCGGTTTGTGAGATTTCGGCAGCATTAAAATATACTGTTGCAGCTTTTACTTTTGCTGTTGTAAAGATTGGTTTTTGTGCAAATGCAATTGCTCCAATCAATAATAAAGTGGATGTTATTATTTTTTTTATCATGAGTTTAGAATTTATATGATCTGTTTAATGCGATATTAGATTACAAATAACGAAAAATAGAATGGGTTTTTAATAGTAGATAACTAGAATGATTTTCTTTTTAGAGTTGTCAATGATTTTTTCAATTACACCGTAAAATTTTTCATTAACCATAGGGCAGCCAAGACTGTTGGTAATTGGGTTGTTTTGTTCTTCAAATGGGATGTCCCAGTATTTATGTAAGACTATATTTCGATCAAAGGCATTGCTGTTAGATTGATCTAAACCGTATAATTTGTATGCTTTGCCAAACGTACCATTGTAAGAACTACCAATTGCATATTTTCCTAATGAAGTACTATGAGAATCTTTTATATTACTAAATTTTAGTTTTCCTGGAATTCCAGTTTCAGAACCTGAACCATGACCAACCAAACCT encodes:
- a CDS encoding DUF4139 domain-containing protein; this encodes MIKKIITSTLLLIGAIAFAQKPIFTTAKVKAATVYFNAAEISQTANINLPLGTSEIVIKNVAVDLNESSIQIGTPSSVTVLSVQFTNNYISEYEVDTKSPALKRVRDSIVLVQKEIQKVNNTINSETKTIQLLDKNQQISGVNSGLNVTELMKMVEYYKTKQLEIANTINTLTEKQQKLNETLQKLNNKLEVDTSKEEKTSSGKLIVQVMNNLAGAIPLDISYLTNNATWTPFYDLRAESVTSPINMMYKAQVIQNTGIDWKKVKLTLSSGYPNQNNQAPILSSWFLRNNNIQTVGYNQRKKMVPLQLQGRVAGVEAKDNMVQMEVAPIITESSISNYTTVAENQLNVSFDIDIPYDILSNGKVHSVSLKEIKLPASYKYYAAPRLEREAFLLAEIANYSQYNLLSGEANIIFEGMYVGKTFIEPSLTSDTLNLSMGRDKKVSIKREIVAEKSGTKFLSAKKEQTFTYDITVRNNKKEAIELLLKDQYPLSTDKEIEVELLQSDNAKINTETGILTWQLQMKPNEIKKIRISYKVKYPKDMVLNL
- a CDS encoding murein L,D-transpeptidase catalytic domain-containing protein; this encodes MKKNIFFLIFIGAFCVSFACIHKEDKTQPSINSKPIYYSKERLINQVNEVKNFINKSSKYNTEVAFFLDMSITSGKNRFFIYDFKNNKVLDKGLVGHGSGSETGIPGKLKFSNIKDSHSTSLGKYAIGSSYNGTFGKAYKLYGLDQSNSNAFDRNIVLHKYWDIPFEEQNNPITNSLGCPMVNEKFYGVIEKIIDNSKKKIILVIYY